From a region of the Zingiber officinale cultivar Zhangliang chromosome 4B, Zo_v1.1, whole genome shotgun sequence genome:
- the LOC121975940 gene encoding polyadenylate-binding protein 2-like isoform X2, producing the protein MAIMVDYSCTPEEVQQHFQSCGTVNRVTILTDKFGQPKGFAYVEFLEVEAVQEALQLNESELHGRQIKVAAKRTNVPGMKQFRPRRSNPYMGYLTRRPYMPPPYFPPPYAYGKMPRFRRPMRYRPF; encoded by the exons GTGGATTATAGTTGTACGCCTGAAGAAGTCCAGCAGCATTTCCAGTCATGCGGAACAGTCAATAGGGTCACTATTTTGACGGACAAATTTGGTCAGCCAAAGGGTTTTGCTTATGTTGAATTTCTGGAGGTCGAGGCTGTTCAAGAAGCTCTCCAATTAAATGAATCAGAGTTACATGGTCGTCAAATCAAA GTGGCTGCCAAACGGACTAATGTCCCTGGGATGAAGCAGTTTCGTCCCCGACGGTCTAATCCATATATGGGATATCTCACGAGAAGGCCTTACATGCCGCCGCCATATTTCCCCCCGCCTTATGCATATGG GAAGATGCCTAGATTTAGAAGGCCAATGCGTTACCGGCCTTTCTAA